A single Anopheles funestus chromosome 2RL, idAnoFuneDA-416_04, whole genome shotgun sequence DNA region contains:
- the LOC125775055 gene encoding glutamate receptor ionotropic, kainate 2-like isoform X1 yields MMISASCWKTMLPMFSSRVFGWLFLLLFIPVESYNGDLDETVEHIKIGGLFDGATEDAELAFQYAVEAVNNEKLSYSNYQLEAQAVQVKYGDQFDVSKKLCQLLKTGVAGIFGPSSPKSAVHVQSVCDEKEMPHIETRWDAYTKLPTLNLHPHPHIMGRVFLDLIVAFEWKDFTILYESGPWLPGISDLLKMYDPKGYTVTVRQLDLRLNGNYRAVLRRVKLSDDKRIILACSIESMPEVLKQAQQVGLLTDHHQIIITSLDLHTIDLEPYQYSGTNITGVRLIDPEEDKIKQVAEFLNASQIAKTLELHDGLNPAKMRVETALMYDAVLLFAEALKHLIGSEPPRLLEPIALKCDDPTTWKNGYSVINYMKSSTIHGLTRCIKFDHQGHRSDFLLDIIELGPAGLEKVGVWNSTEGLNFTRKKEQTLHALDDGTLQNRTFLVLTAISPPYGMLKDSPVKLTGNERFEGFGIDLIHELSLMLGFNYTFILQEDGVYGSLNSETKKWNGMVLELLEWRADLAITDLTITSDRESAVDFTMPFMNLGISILFRKPTKEPPSLFSFMSPFSKQVWLYLGGAYMMVSMSLFVLGRISPKEWDNPYPCIEEPEELENQFSFSNSMWFTIGALLQQGSEIAPKAPATRAVASIWWFFTLIMVSSYTANLAAFLTVEQVVSPINNAEDLAAAGGTVKYGAKRDGSTISFFKDAEYGTYAKMYQYMMANVDLLTSSNPEGLQRVKTENYAFLMESTSIEYIVERECDVTQIGGLLDDKGYGIAMRKNSPYRSALSEAVLRLQEQGVLTSLKRKWWKEKRGGGACSNTMEEGGALALELANVGGVFVLLIVGCVAALFVSFCEMFCDVHRRTRELKQSTSDDGAEELDMDNVGGVFFVLFVGCSFASLFGCCELFFVIAHRARRHKVPFREELMAELRFVAKCHGNTKPVRHRKSSSASAENSLESAMESAGQSATSSKQDLSGSRTGGAGIVEGRDTESENRQRKQNGGKSALNDSTRKMKSDD; encoded by the exons ATGATGATCAGTGCCTCTTGTTGGAAAACTATGCTACCTATGTTTTCTTCCCGTgtgtttggttggttgttCCTGTTACTTTTCATCCCAGTTGAATCGTACAATGGTGATCTCGATGAAACAGTGGAGCATATAAAGATCG GAGGCCTGTTTGATGGCGCTACGGAAGATGCTGAACTCGCATTCCAGTATGCCGTAGAGGCGGTCAATAATGAGAAGTTATCCTACTCCAACTACCAACTGGAGGCACAAGCCGTTCAGGTTAAGTACGGCGATCAGTTCGATGTGTCCAAGAAGCTATGTCAGCTGCTTAAG ACGGGAGTGGCCGGAATATTTGGACCGTCTTCTCCCAAATCGGCAGTACACGTCCAGAGTGTATGCGACGAGAAGGAGATGCCTCACATCGAGACCCGTTGGGACGCATACACCAAACTGCCAACGCTTAACTTGCATCCCCATCCTCACATAATGGGACGTGTATTTCTTGATCTTATCGTAGCGTTCGAGTGGAAAGATTTCACTATTCTGTACGAATCCGGTCCTTGGTTACCAGGTATCTCCGATCTGCTTAAAATGTACGATCCCAAAGGTTACACGGTGACGGTGCGGCAGCTGGATCTACGTCTGAACGGTAACTATCGGGCAGTGCTACGACGTGTCAAGCTGTCGGACGATAAGCGCATTATTCTAGCGTGTTCAATCGAATCCATGCCAGAAGTGTTGAAACAGGCCCAGCAGGTAGGACTGTTGACGGACCATCATCAGATCATCATCACTTCGCTTGATCTGCATACGATCGATCTCGAGCCATATCAGTACAGTGGTACCAACATAACTGGGGTTCGATTGATTGATCCTGAAGAGGATAAGATCAAACAGGTGGCTGAGTTCCTGAATGCGTCACAGATCGCCAAGACACTTGAATTGCATGACGGGCTAAATCCGGCCAAAATGCGCGTAGAAACGGCACTGATGTACGACGCTGTGTTGCTATTTGCTGAAGCTCTTAAGCACCTGATCGGCAGTGAACCACCGCGTCTGCTCGAACCGATCGCCCTGAAGTGTGACGATCCTACGACGTGGAAAAATGGATACAGCGTCATCAACTACATGAAGAGTTCGACCATTCATGGACTGACACGGTGTATAAAGTTCGATCATCAGGGCCATAGGTCCGACTTTTTGCTGGACATTATCGAGCTCGGCCCGGCTGGTCTTGAGAAGGTTGGAGTGTGGAATTCCACCGAAGGACTTAACTTCACGCGTAAGAAGGAACAAACGTTACATGCGCTTGACGACGGAACACTGCAGAATCGCACCTTTCTCGTACTGACGGCCATT TCTCCACCGTACGGTATGCTGAAGGATTCGCCTGTAAAGCTCACCGGAAATGAGCGCTTTGAAGGCTTCGGTATCGATCTCATTCACGAGCTTTCGCTAATGCTAGGATTTAACTACACCTTCATACTACAGGAAGATGGCGTTTATGGTTCTCTTAATAGTGAGACTAAGAAATGGAACGGCATGGTGCTGGAACTGCTCGAATGG CGTGCTGATCTTGCTATTACCGATCTTACGATCACATCCGATCGGGAAAGTGCCGTCGATTTCACCATGCCCTTCATGAACCTGGGCATCTCGATCCTGTTTCGAAAGCCGACCAAAGAACCACCGTCCTTGTTTTCCTTCATGTCACCGTTCTCGAAACAGGTGTGGTTGTATCTGGGCGGTGCCTATATGATGGTCTCCATGTCGCTGTTCGTGCTCGGACGTATCTCACCCAAGGAATGGGACAATCCGTATCCGTGCATTGAAGAGCCGGAAGAGCTGGAGAACCAGTTCAGTTTCAGTAACTCTATGTGGTTTACGATCGGTGCACTGTTGCAGCAGGGTTCCGAAATTGCTCCCAA AGCCCCTGCTACACGTGCCGTCGCCTCCATCTGGTGGTTCTTCACACTGATCATGGTTTCGTCGTATACCGCAAATCTGGCCGCTTTCCTCACTGTGGAGCAGGTTGTCTCTCCGATCAACAATGCGGAAGATCTGGCAGCTGCCGGCGGTACCGTCAAGTATGGTGCCAAGCGTGATGGTAGCACGATCAGCTTCTTCAAGGACGCAGAGTATGGCACATATGCGAAGATGTACCAATACATGATGGCTAATGTGGATCTGCTTACGTCATCGAATCCGGAGGGTTTGCAGCGTGTCAAGACGGAAAACTATGCCTTCCTGATGGAGTCCACCTCGATCGAGTACATCGTGGAGCGTGAGTGTGACGTTACGCAGATCGGTGGATTACTCGATGATAAGGGTTACGGGATTGCGATGCGCAAGAACTCCCCGTACCGTAGTGCACTTAGTGAAGCGGTACTGCGGCTACAAGAACAAGGTGTGCTGACCTCGCTGAAGCGCAAATGGTGGAAGGAAAAGCGAGGTGGTGGTGCCTGTTCG AATACGATGGAGGAAGGCGGTGCACTTGCACTTGAGCTGGCAAACGTTGGTGgtgtttttgtgctgttgATCGTTGGCTGTGTCGCGGCACTGTTTGTCAGCTTCTGCGAGATGTTCTGTGACGTTCACCGTCGTACACGCGAATTGAAG CAAAGCACTAGCGATGACGGTGCCGAGGAGCTTGACATGGACAATGTTGGTGGTGTATTTTTCGTCCTGTTTGTCGGTTGCTCGTTCGCCAGCTTGTTTGGCTGCTGTGAGCTATTCTTCGTCATTGCACACCGAGCTAGGCGGCACAAG GTACCGTTCCGTGAGGAACTAATGGCCGAGTTGCGCTTTGTAGCCAAGTGTCACGGAAACACTAAGCCGGTAAGACATCGCAAGAGCTCATCCGCATCCGCCGAGAATTCGCTCGAATCGGCCATGGAATCAGCTGGTCAGTCGGCCACATCAAGCAAACAGGACCTTTCGGGAAGCCGCACCGGCGGTGCTGGAATAGTTGAAGGCCGTGACACAGAATCTGAGAATCGgcagcgaaaacaaaacggtggCAAATCGGCACTTAACGATAGCACACGGAAGATGAAATCGGATGATTAA
- the LOC125775055 gene encoding glutamate receptor ionotropic, kainate 2-like isoform X2 codes for MMISASCWKTMLPMFSSRVFGWLFLLLFIPVESYNGDLDETVEHIKIGGLFDGATEDAELAFQYAVEAVNNEKLSYSNYQLEAQAVQVKYGDQFDVSKKLCQLLKTGVAGIFGPSSPKSAVHVQSVCDEKEMPHIETRWDAYTKLPTLNLHPHPHIMGRVFLDLIVAFEWKDFTILYESGPWLPGISDLLKMYDPKGYTVTVRQLDLRLNGNYRAVLRRVKLSDDKRIILACSIESMPEVLKQAQQVGLLTDHHQIIITSLDLHTIDLEPYQYSGTNITGVRLIDPEEDKIKQVAEFLNASQIAKTLELHDGLNPAKMRVETALMYDAVLLFAEALKHLIGSEPPRLLEPIALKCDDPTTWKNGYSVINYMKSSTIHGLTRCIKFDHQGHRSDFLLDIIELGPAGLEKVGVWNSTEGLNFTRKKEQTLHALDDGTLQNRTFLVLTAISPPYGMLKDSPVKLTGNERFEGFGIDLIHELSLMLGFNYTFILQEDGVYGSLNSETKKWNGMVLELLEWRADLAITDLTITSDRESAVDFTMPFMNLGISILFRKPTKEPPSLFSFMSPFSKQVWLYLGGAYMMVSMSLFVLGRISPKEWDNPYPCIEEPEELENQFSFSNSMWFTIGALLQQGSEIAPKAPATRAVASIWWFFTLIMVSSYTANLAAFLTVEQVVSPINNAEDLAAAGGTVKYGAKRDGSTISFFKDAEYGTYAKMYQYMMANVDLLTSSNPEGLQRVKTENYAFLMESTSIEYIVERECDVTQIGGLLDDKGYGIAMRKNSPYRSALSEAVLRLQEQGVLTSLKRKWWKEKRGGGACSNTMEEGGALALELANVGGVFVLLIVGCVAALFVSFCEMFCDVHRRTRELKVPFREELMAELRFVAKCHGNTKPVRHRKSSSASAENSLESAMESAGQSATSSKQDLSGSRTGGAGIVEGRDTESENRQRKQNGGKSALNDSTRKMKSDD; via the exons ATGATGATCAGTGCCTCTTGTTGGAAAACTATGCTACCTATGTTTTCTTCCCGTgtgtttggttggttgttCCTGTTACTTTTCATCCCAGTTGAATCGTACAATGGTGATCTCGATGAAACAGTGGAGCATATAAAGATCG GAGGCCTGTTTGATGGCGCTACGGAAGATGCTGAACTCGCATTCCAGTATGCCGTAGAGGCGGTCAATAATGAGAAGTTATCCTACTCCAACTACCAACTGGAGGCACAAGCCGTTCAGGTTAAGTACGGCGATCAGTTCGATGTGTCCAAGAAGCTATGTCAGCTGCTTAAG ACGGGAGTGGCCGGAATATTTGGACCGTCTTCTCCCAAATCGGCAGTACACGTCCAGAGTGTATGCGACGAGAAGGAGATGCCTCACATCGAGACCCGTTGGGACGCATACACCAAACTGCCAACGCTTAACTTGCATCCCCATCCTCACATAATGGGACGTGTATTTCTTGATCTTATCGTAGCGTTCGAGTGGAAAGATTTCACTATTCTGTACGAATCCGGTCCTTGGTTACCAGGTATCTCCGATCTGCTTAAAATGTACGATCCCAAAGGTTACACGGTGACGGTGCGGCAGCTGGATCTACGTCTGAACGGTAACTATCGGGCAGTGCTACGACGTGTCAAGCTGTCGGACGATAAGCGCATTATTCTAGCGTGTTCAATCGAATCCATGCCAGAAGTGTTGAAACAGGCCCAGCAGGTAGGACTGTTGACGGACCATCATCAGATCATCATCACTTCGCTTGATCTGCATACGATCGATCTCGAGCCATATCAGTACAGTGGTACCAACATAACTGGGGTTCGATTGATTGATCCTGAAGAGGATAAGATCAAACAGGTGGCTGAGTTCCTGAATGCGTCACAGATCGCCAAGACACTTGAATTGCATGACGGGCTAAATCCGGCCAAAATGCGCGTAGAAACGGCACTGATGTACGACGCTGTGTTGCTATTTGCTGAAGCTCTTAAGCACCTGATCGGCAGTGAACCACCGCGTCTGCTCGAACCGATCGCCCTGAAGTGTGACGATCCTACGACGTGGAAAAATGGATACAGCGTCATCAACTACATGAAGAGTTCGACCATTCATGGACTGACACGGTGTATAAAGTTCGATCATCAGGGCCATAGGTCCGACTTTTTGCTGGACATTATCGAGCTCGGCCCGGCTGGTCTTGAGAAGGTTGGAGTGTGGAATTCCACCGAAGGACTTAACTTCACGCGTAAGAAGGAACAAACGTTACATGCGCTTGACGACGGAACACTGCAGAATCGCACCTTTCTCGTACTGACGGCCATT TCTCCACCGTACGGTATGCTGAAGGATTCGCCTGTAAAGCTCACCGGAAATGAGCGCTTTGAAGGCTTCGGTATCGATCTCATTCACGAGCTTTCGCTAATGCTAGGATTTAACTACACCTTCATACTACAGGAAGATGGCGTTTATGGTTCTCTTAATAGTGAGACTAAGAAATGGAACGGCATGGTGCTGGAACTGCTCGAATGG CGTGCTGATCTTGCTATTACCGATCTTACGATCACATCCGATCGGGAAAGTGCCGTCGATTTCACCATGCCCTTCATGAACCTGGGCATCTCGATCCTGTTTCGAAAGCCGACCAAAGAACCACCGTCCTTGTTTTCCTTCATGTCACCGTTCTCGAAACAGGTGTGGTTGTATCTGGGCGGTGCCTATATGATGGTCTCCATGTCGCTGTTCGTGCTCGGACGTATCTCACCCAAGGAATGGGACAATCCGTATCCGTGCATTGAAGAGCCGGAAGAGCTGGAGAACCAGTTCAGTTTCAGTAACTCTATGTGGTTTACGATCGGTGCACTGTTGCAGCAGGGTTCCGAAATTGCTCCCAA AGCCCCTGCTACACGTGCCGTCGCCTCCATCTGGTGGTTCTTCACACTGATCATGGTTTCGTCGTATACCGCAAATCTGGCCGCTTTCCTCACTGTGGAGCAGGTTGTCTCTCCGATCAACAATGCGGAAGATCTGGCAGCTGCCGGCGGTACCGTCAAGTATGGTGCCAAGCGTGATGGTAGCACGATCAGCTTCTTCAAGGACGCAGAGTATGGCACATATGCGAAGATGTACCAATACATGATGGCTAATGTGGATCTGCTTACGTCATCGAATCCGGAGGGTTTGCAGCGTGTCAAGACGGAAAACTATGCCTTCCTGATGGAGTCCACCTCGATCGAGTACATCGTGGAGCGTGAGTGTGACGTTACGCAGATCGGTGGATTACTCGATGATAAGGGTTACGGGATTGCGATGCGCAAGAACTCCCCGTACCGTAGTGCACTTAGTGAAGCGGTACTGCGGCTACAAGAACAAGGTGTGCTGACCTCGCTGAAGCGCAAATGGTGGAAGGAAAAGCGAGGTGGTGGTGCCTGTTCG AATACGATGGAGGAAGGCGGTGCACTTGCACTTGAGCTGGCAAACGTTGGTGgtgtttttgtgctgttgATCGTTGGCTGTGTCGCGGCACTGTTTGTCAGCTTCTGCGAGATGTTCTGTGACGTTCACCGTCGTACACGCGAATTGAAG GTACCGTTCCGTGAGGAACTAATGGCCGAGTTGCGCTTTGTAGCCAAGTGTCACGGAAACACTAAGCCGGTAAGACATCGCAAGAGCTCATCCGCATCCGCCGAGAATTCGCTCGAATCGGCCATGGAATCAGCTGGTCAGTCGGCCACATCAAGCAAACAGGACCTTTCGGGAAGCCGCACCGGCGGTGCTGGAATAGTTGAAGGCCGTGACACAGAATCTGAGAATCGgcagcgaaaacaaaacggtggCAAATCGGCACTTAACGATAGCACACGGAAGATGAAATCGGATGATTAA
- the LOC125775055 gene encoding glutamate receptor ionotropic, kainate 2-like isoform X3 — MMISASCWKTMLPMFSSRVFGWLFLLLFIPVESYNGDLDETVEHIKIGGLFDGATEDAELAFQYAVEAVNNEKLSYSNYQLEAQAVQVKYGDQFDVSKKLCQLLKTGVAGIFGPSSPKSAVHVQSVCDEKEMPHIETRWDAYTKLPTLNLHPHPHIMGRVFLDLIVAFEWKDFTILYESGPWLPGISDLLKMYDPKGYTVTVRQLDLRLNGNYRAVLRRVKLSDDKRIILACSIESMPEVLKQAQQVGLLTDHHQIIITSLDLHTIDLEPYQYSGTNITGVRLIDPEEDKIKQVAEFLNASQIAKTLELHDGLNPAKMRVETALMYDAVLLFAEALKHLIGSEPPRLLEPIALKCDDPTTWKNGYSVINYMKSSTIHGLTRCIKFDHQGHRSDFLLDIIELGPAGLEKVGVWNSTEGLNFTRKKEQTLHALDDGTLQNRTFLVLTAISPPYGMLKDSPVKLTGNERFEGFGIDLIHELSLMLGFNYTFILQEDGVYGSLNSETKKWNGMVLELLEWRADLAITDLTITSDRESAVDFTMPFMNLGISILFRKPTKEPPSLFSFMSPFSKQVWLYLGGAYMMVSMSLFVLGRISPKEWDNPYPCIEEPEELENQFSFSNSMWFTIGALLQQGSEIAPKAPATRAVASIWWFFTLIMVSSYTANLAAFLTVEQVVSPINNAEDLAAAGGTVKYGAKRDGSTISFFKDAEYGTYAKMYQYMMANVDLLTSSNPEGLQRVKTENYAFLMESTSIEYIVERECDVTQIGGLLDDKGYGIAMRKNSPYRSALSEAVLRLQEQGVLTSLKRKWWKEKRGGGACSQSTSDDGAEELDMDNVGGVFFVLFVGCSFASLFGCCELFFVIAHRARRHKVPFREELMAELRFVAKCHGNTKPVRHRKSSSASAENSLESAMESAGQSATSSKQDLSGSRTGGAGIVEGRDTESENRQRKQNGGKSALNDSTRKMKSDD; from the exons ATGATGATCAGTGCCTCTTGTTGGAAAACTATGCTACCTATGTTTTCTTCCCGTgtgtttggttggttgttCCTGTTACTTTTCATCCCAGTTGAATCGTACAATGGTGATCTCGATGAAACAGTGGAGCATATAAAGATCG GAGGCCTGTTTGATGGCGCTACGGAAGATGCTGAACTCGCATTCCAGTATGCCGTAGAGGCGGTCAATAATGAGAAGTTATCCTACTCCAACTACCAACTGGAGGCACAAGCCGTTCAGGTTAAGTACGGCGATCAGTTCGATGTGTCCAAGAAGCTATGTCAGCTGCTTAAG ACGGGAGTGGCCGGAATATTTGGACCGTCTTCTCCCAAATCGGCAGTACACGTCCAGAGTGTATGCGACGAGAAGGAGATGCCTCACATCGAGACCCGTTGGGACGCATACACCAAACTGCCAACGCTTAACTTGCATCCCCATCCTCACATAATGGGACGTGTATTTCTTGATCTTATCGTAGCGTTCGAGTGGAAAGATTTCACTATTCTGTACGAATCCGGTCCTTGGTTACCAGGTATCTCCGATCTGCTTAAAATGTACGATCCCAAAGGTTACACGGTGACGGTGCGGCAGCTGGATCTACGTCTGAACGGTAACTATCGGGCAGTGCTACGACGTGTCAAGCTGTCGGACGATAAGCGCATTATTCTAGCGTGTTCAATCGAATCCATGCCAGAAGTGTTGAAACAGGCCCAGCAGGTAGGACTGTTGACGGACCATCATCAGATCATCATCACTTCGCTTGATCTGCATACGATCGATCTCGAGCCATATCAGTACAGTGGTACCAACATAACTGGGGTTCGATTGATTGATCCTGAAGAGGATAAGATCAAACAGGTGGCTGAGTTCCTGAATGCGTCACAGATCGCCAAGACACTTGAATTGCATGACGGGCTAAATCCGGCCAAAATGCGCGTAGAAACGGCACTGATGTACGACGCTGTGTTGCTATTTGCTGAAGCTCTTAAGCACCTGATCGGCAGTGAACCACCGCGTCTGCTCGAACCGATCGCCCTGAAGTGTGACGATCCTACGACGTGGAAAAATGGATACAGCGTCATCAACTACATGAAGAGTTCGACCATTCATGGACTGACACGGTGTATAAAGTTCGATCATCAGGGCCATAGGTCCGACTTTTTGCTGGACATTATCGAGCTCGGCCCGGCTGGTCTTGAGAAGGTTGGAGTGTGGAATTCCACCGAAGGACTTAACTTCACGCGTAAGAAGGAACAAACGTTACATGCGCTTGACGACGGAACACTGCAGAATCGCACCTTTCTCGTACTGACGGCCATT TCTCCACCGTACGGTATGCTGAAGGATTCGCCTGTAAAGCTCACCGGAAATGAGCGCTTTGAAGGCTTCGGTATCGATCTCATTCACGAGCTTTCGCTAATGCTAGGATTTAACTACACCTTCATACTACAGGAAGATGGCGTTTATGGTTCTCTTAATAGTGAGACTAAGAAATGGAACGGCATGGTGCTGGAACTGCTCGAATGG CGTGCTGATCTTGCTATTACCGATCTTACGATCACATCCGATCGGGAAAGTGCCGTCGATTTCACCATGCCCTTCATGAACCTGGGCATCTCGATCCTGTTTCGAAAGCCGACCAAAGAACCACCGTCCTTGTTTTCCTTCATGTCACCGTTCTCGAAACAGGTGTGGTTGTATCTGGGCGGTGCCTATATGATGGTCTCCATGTCGCTGTTCGTGCTCGGACGTATCTCACCCAAGGAATGGGACAATCCGTATCCGTGCATTGAAGAGCCGGAAGAGCTGGAGAACCAGTTCAGTTTCAGTAACTCTATGTGGTTTACGATCGGTGCACTGTTGCAGCAGGGTTCCGAAATTGCTCCCAA AGCCCCTGCTACACGTGCCGTCGCCTCCATCTGGTGGTTCTTCACACTGATCATGGTTTCGTCGTATACCGCAAATCTGGCCGCTTTCCTCACTGTGGAGCAGGTTGTCTCTCCGATCAACAATGCGGAAGATCTGGCAGCTGCCGGCGGTACCGTCAAGTATGGTGCCAAGCGTGATGGTAGCACGATCAGCTTCTTCAAGGACGCAGAGTATGGCACATATGCGAAGATGTACCAATACATGATGGCTAATGTGGATCTGCTTACGTCATCGAATCCGGAGGGTTTGCAGCGTGTCAAGACGGAAAACTATGCCTTCCTGATGGAGTCCACCTCGATCGAGTACATCGTGGAGCGTGAGTGTGACGTTACGCAGATCGGTGGATTACTCGATGATAAGGGTTACGGGATTGCGATGCGCAAGAACTCCCCGTACCGTAGTGCACTTAGTGAAGCGGTACTGCGGCTACAAGAACAAGGTGTGCTGACCTCGCTGAAGCGCAAATGGTGGAAGGAAAAGCGAGGTGGTGGTGCCTGTTCG CAAAGCACTAGCGATGACGGTGCCGAGGAGCTTGACATGGACAATGTTGGTGGTGTATTTTTCGTCCTGTTTGTCGGTTGCTCGTTCGCCAGCTTGTTTGGCTGCTGTGAGCTATTCTTCGTCATTGCACACCGAGCTAGGCGGCACAAG GTACCGTTCCGTGAGGAACTAATGGCCGAGTTGCGCTTTGTAGCCAAGTGTCACGGAAACACTAAGCCGGTAAGACATCGCAAGAGCTCATCCGCATCCGCCGAGAATTCGCTCGAATCGGCCATGGAATCAGCTGGTCAGTCGGCCACATCAAGCAAACAGGACCTTTCGGGAAGCCGCACCGGCGGTGCTGGAATAGTTGAAGGCCGTGACACAGAATCTGAGAATCGgcagcgaaaacaaaacggtggCAAATCGGCACTTAACGATAGCACACGGAAGATGAAATCGGATGATTAA
- the LOC125775073 gene encoding beta-1,3-glucan-binding protein-like isoform X1 yields the protein MKSFFDRRTIPLLVIIVGLSAALIAVCIDAYAGDSDDEKRPTQPDDQTPLECDRASVTTASGALVKRSAFCSGDLIFEDNFDRLDLERWQHEHTLSGGGNWEFQYYLNSRRNSYVKDGIFFIRPTLLADDNGEGFLSSGTLNIHGGTPYDFCTNPSDYGCERTGNPTNYLNPIKSARVRTINSFNFRYGKVEIRAKLPTGDWLWPALWLMPKVNQYGTWPASGEIDLMESRGNLDYSVNGDQLGVEHIGTTLHFGPYPGLNGYEMATAAKYSPSGQGFNKDFHRYQLEWTPDFMRFSVDDEQVMQVEGNFWELGNFAERAPSAANPWVTGGKMAPFDEEFYIILNLAVGGTNGFFPDTPPAVNGNGNKPWVNQSPTAFRDFWNGRSDWLPTWKLQENESVEASLQVDYVRVWAL from the exons ATGAAATCGTTTTTCGACCGAAGAACGATACCGCTGCTGGTTATCATAGTGGGACTGTCGGCGGCATTGATTGCGGTTTGCATCGATGCGTACGCTGGTGATTCGGATGATGAAAAACGTCCAACCCAGCCCGATGATCAGACACCGCTAGAATGTGACCGTGCATCCGTAACTACAGCGAGCGGTGCGTTGGTAAAGCGAAGTGCCTTCTGTTCGGGTGATTTGATCTTCGAGGATAACTTCGATCGGTTGGATCTGGAGAGATGGCAGCATGAGCATACGCTCAGTGGAGGTGGT AACTGGGAGTTCCAGTACTACCTAAACAGCAGACGCAATTCCTACGTGAAGGATGGTATTTTCTTCATCCGTCCAACGCTGCTGGCTGATGATAATGGGGAAGGGTTTCTTTCGAGTGGAACTTTAAACATTCACGGTGGTACTCCGTATGATTT CTGTACAAACCCATCAGACTACGGCTGTGAGCGTACGGGTAATCCAACGAACTATCTAAACCCGATCAAGAGTGCCCGTGTACGGACGATCAACTCGTTCAACTTCCGGTACGGAAAGGTGGAAATCCGTGCCAAGCTCCCGACCGGTGACTGGCTGTGGCCGGCCCTTTGGTTAATGCCGAAAGTGAACCAGTACGGTACGTGGCCCGCTTCGGGTGAAATCGATCTAATGGAAAGTCGCGGCAATCTGGACTACAGCGTGAACGGTGATCAGTTGGGTGTGGAACACATCGGCACGACGCTACACTTCGGTCCGTATCCGGGACTGAACGGGTACGAAATGGCTACCGCTGCGAAGTACTCTCCGTCCGGGCAAGGTTTCAACAAAGACTTCCACCGGTACCAGCTCGAGTGGACGCCAGATTTTATGCGATTCTCGGTCGATGACGAACAGGTGATGCAGGTGGAGGGTAACTTTTGGGAGTTGGGCAATTTCGCTGAACGTGCGCCCAGTGCGGCCAATCCGTGGGTTACCGGTGGTAAGATGGCACCGTTTGATGAGGAGTTTTACATCATCCTAAACCTGGCAGTTGGTGGAACGAATGGATTCTTCCCCGATACACCGCCGGCGGTAAATGGCAATGGCAACAAACCGTGGGTAAACCAATCGCCTACCGCGTTCCGTGATTTCTGGAATGGTCGATCGGACTGGCTGCCAACGTGGAAGCTGCAGGAGAACGAAAGTGTCGAAGCGTCCCTGCAGGTGGACTATGTGCGCGTGTGGGCATTGTAA
- the LOC125775082 gene encoding uncharacterized protein LOC125775082: protein MTKAKKNQKKPTKNVRNVLAQPFNSIWPLIPDNEVKRCSRLLQQIERKNIISGCNGVIKLLQAGQVSAFFVLDTFNPQIFAKLIIQMAKKRNPSVLVLALPSFPASCCPNSVLMAIPKPKENEHPETVQELLKWMKYVSVRNGFVAKEDTKVKVKSEAETLSPKVKKPVDVPMTDEEVAKLYVFEPKRDAADQNQPEKRVAQVTENFISLSGKASSSNSSVFVPKSEYQQQHEPRTKPISDNRKSFKGSYIPLTVKWVQGNPNRVEHKKKRKTQ from the exons ATGACTAAGGCTAAAAAGAACcagaaaaaaccaaccaaaaacgtGCGAAATGTGCTAGCTCAACCATTTAATAGCATTTG GCCCCTTATACCTGACAATGAAGTCAAACGGTGTTCGCGATTACTTCAGCAAATCGAACG GAAAAACATTATCAGCGGCTGTAATGGCGTCATTAAATTGCTTCAAGCTGGTCAAGTATCAGCATTCTTTGTGCTGGATACGTTCAATCCACAAATATTTGCCAAACTCATCATACAGATGGCTAAGAAGCGAAATCCATCCGTGCTCGTACTAGCCCTACCATCGTTTCCGGCAAGCTGTTGTCCCAATAGTGTGCTAATGGCCATACCAAAACCGAAAGAAAATGAGCACCCCGAAACCGTTCAGGAACTGCTGAAATGGATGAAGTATGTATCGGTCCGGAATGGATTTGTAGCGAAGGAGGACACTAAAGTGAAAGTCAAAAGTGAAGCGGAAACACTCTCGCCGAAAGTTAAGAAACCCGTCGATGTACCAATGACCGACGAGGAGGTGGCAAAGCTGTACGTTTTCGAACCGAAGCGCGACGCCGCGGATCAAAATCAACCTGAAAAGCGTGTTGCGCAAGTAACGGAAAACTTTATTTCCTTATCCGGTAAAGCTAGTAGTAGTAACAGTAGCGTGTTTGTGCCTAAAAGCGAATATCAACAGCAACACGAGCCTCGCACGAAGCCGATCAGTGATAATCGTAAATCGTTCAAGGGATCGTACATACCCCTAACCGTGAAATGGGTACAAGGCAACCCCAATCGCGTCGAAcataagaagaaaaggaaaactcaataa